A region of Homo sapiens chromosome 17, GRCh38.p14 Primary Assembly DNA encodes the following proteins:
- the ACE gene encoding angiotensin-converting enzyme isoform 4 (isoform 4 is encoded by transcript variant 4), which translates to MQGARRKQPCSARSLRRPGARRPRSCMNRSGRTSRTRSCAGSSELCAPWALPTCPWLSGSRLHRHGGLLALLVQLPHLRGRSGTPLPTARAPLPEPPCLRPPRTASPIRRQIHQPQGTHPCSSAGRHVGPELGKHLRHGGAFPRQAQPRCHQYYAAAGANLPCALALPCSVHPSLSPSPSLRPRIKQCTRVTMDQLSTVHHEMGHIQYYLQYKDLPVSLRRGANPGFHEAIGDVLALSVSTPEHLHKIGLLDRVTNDTESDINYLLKMALEKIAFLPFGYLVDQWRWGVFSGRTPPSRYNFDWWYLRTKYQGICPPVTRNETHFDAGAKFHVPNVTPYIRYFVSFVLQFQFHEALCKEAGYEGPLHQCDIYRSTKAGAKLRKVLQAGSSRPWQEVLKDMVGLDALDAQPLLKYFQPVTQWLQEQNQQNGEVLGWPEYQWHPPLPDNYPEGIDLVTDEAEASKFVEEYDRTSQVVWNEYAEANWNYNTNITTETSKILLQKNMQIANHTLKYGTQARKFDVNQLQNTTIKRIIKKVQDLERAALPAQELEEYNKILLDMETTYSVATVCHPNGSCLQLEPDLTNVMATSRKYEDLLWAWEGWRDKAGRAILQFYPKYVELINQAARLNGYVDAGDSWRSMYETPSLEQDLERLFQELQPLYLNLHAYVRRALHRHYGAQHINLEGPIPAHLLGNMWAQTWSNIYDLVVPFPSAPSMDTTEAMLKQGWTPRRMFKEADDFFTSLGLLPVPPEFWNKSMLEKPTDGREVVCHASAWDFYNGKDFRIKQCTTVNLEDLVVAHHEMGHIQYFMQYKDLPVALREGANPGFHEAIGDVLALSVSTPKHLHSLNLLSSEGGSDEHDINFLMKMALDKIAFIPFSYLVDQWRWRVFDGSITKENYNQEWWSLRLKYQGLCPPVPRTQGDFDPGAKFHIPSSVPYIRYFVSFIIQFQFHEALCQAAGHTGPLHKCDIYQSKEAGQRLATAMKLGFSRPWPEAMQLITGQPNMSASAMLSYFKPLLDWLRTENELHGEKLGWPQYNWTPNSARSEGPLPDSGRVSFLGLDLDAQQARVGQWLLLFLGIALLVATLGLSQRLFSIRHRSLHRHSHGPQFGSEVELRHS; encoded by the exons ATGCAAGGCGCCAG GAGGAAGCAGCCCTGCTCAGCCAGGAGTTTGCGGAGGCCTGGGGCCAGAAGGCCAAGGAGCTGTATGAACCGATCTGGCAGAACTTCACGGACCCGCAGCTGCGCAGGATCATCGGAGCTGTGCGCACCCTGGGCTCTGCCAACCTGCCCCTGGCTAAGCGGCAGCAG GCTTCACAGACACGGGGGCCTACTGGCGCTCCTGGTACAACTCCCCCACCTTCGAGGACGATCTGGAACACCTCTACCAACAGCTAGAGCCCCTCTACCTGAACCTCCATGCCTTCGTCCGCCGCGCACTGCATCGCCGATACGGAGACAGATACATCAACCTCAGGGGACCCATCCCTGCTCATCTGCTGG GAGACATGTGGGCCCAGAGCTGGGAAAACATCTACGACATGGTGGTGCCTTTCCCAGACAAGCCCAACCTCGATGTCACCAGTACTATGCTGCAGCAG GTGCCAATCTGCCCtgtgccctggccctgccctgttCTGTCCATCCGTCACTCTCACCCTCGCCCTCTCTACGCCCCAGGATCAAGCAGTGCACACGGGTCACGATGGACCAGCTCTCCACAGTGCACCATGAGATGGGCCATATACAGTACTACCTGCAGTACAAGGATCTGCCCGTCTCCCTGCGTCGGGGGGCCAACCCCGGCTTCCATGAGGCCATTGGGGACGTGCTGGCGCTCTCGGTCTCCACTCCTGAACATCTGCACAAAATCGGCCTGCTGGACCGTGTCACCAATGACACGG AAAGTGACATCAATTACTTGCTAAAAATGGCACTGGAAAAAATTGCCTTCCTGCCCTTTGGCTACTTGGTGGACCAGTGGCGCTGGGGGGTCTTTAGTGGGCGTACCCCCCCTTCCCGCTACAACTTCGACTGGTGGTATCTTCG AACCAAGTATCAGGGGATCTGTCCTCCTGTTACCCGAAACGAAACCCACTTTGATGCTGGAGCTAAGTTTCATGTTCCAAATGTGACACCATACATCAG GTACTTTGTGAGTTTTGTCCTGCAGTTCCAGTTCCATGAAGCCCTGTGCAAGGAGGCAGGCTATGAGGGCCCACTGCACCAGTGTGACATCTACCGGTCCACCAAGGCAGGGGCCAAGCTCCG GAAGGTGCTGCAGGCTGGCTCCTCCAGGCCCTGGCAGGAGGTGCTGAAGGACATGGTCGGCTTAGATGCCCTGGATGCCCAGCCGCTGCTCAAGTACTTCCAGCCAGTCACCCAGTGGCTGCAGGAGCAGAACCAGCAGAACGGCGAGGTCCTGGGCTGGCCCGAGTACCAGTGGCACCCGCCGTTGCCTGACAACTACCCGGAGGGCATAG ACCTGGTGACTgatgaggctgaggccagcaagTTTGTGGAGGAATATGACCGGACATCCCAGGTGGTGTGGAACGAGTATGCCGAGGCCAACTGGAACTACAACACCAACATCACCACAGAGACCAGCAAGATTCTG CTGCAGAAGAACATGCAAATAGCCAACCACACCCTGAAGTACGGCACCCAGGCCAGGAAGTTTGATGTGAACCAGTTGCAGAACACCACTATCAAGCGGATCATAAAGAAGGTTCAGGACCTAGAACGGGCAGCACTGcctgcccaggagctggaggag TACAACAAGATCCTGTTGGATATGGAAACCACCTACAGCGTGGCCACTGTGTGCCACCCGAATGGCAGCTGCCTGCAGCTCGAGCCAG ATCTGACGAATGTGATGGCCACGTCCCGGAAATATGAAGACCTGTTATGGGCATGGGAGGGCTGGCGAGACAAGGCGGGGAGAGCCATCCTCCAGTTTTACCCGAAATACGTGGAACTCATCAACCAGGCTGCCCGGCTCAATG GCTATGTAGATGCAGGGGACTCGTGGAGGTCTATGTACGAGACACCATCCCTGGAGCAAGACCTGGAGCGGCTCTTCCAGGAGCTGCAGCCACTCTACCTCAACCTGCATGCCTACGTGCGCCGGGCCCTGCACCGTCACTACGGGGCCCAGCACATCAACCTGGAGGGGCCCATTCCTGCTCACCTGCTGG GGAACATGTGGGCGCAGACCTGGTCCAACATCTATGACTTGGTGGTGCCCTTCCCTTCAGCCCCCTCGATGGACACCACAGAGGCTATGCTAAAGCAG ggcTGGACGCCCAGGAGGATGTTTAAGGAGGCTGATGATTTCTTCACCTCCCTGGGGCTGCTGCCCGTGCCTCCTGAGTTCTGGAACAAGTCGATGCTGGAGAAGCCAACCGACGGGCGGGAGGTGGTCTGCCACGCCTCGGCCTGGGACTTCTACAACGGCAAGGACTTCCG GATCAAGCAGTGCACCACCGTGAACTTGGAGGACCTGGTGGTGGCCCACCACGAAATGGGCCACATCCAGTATTTCATGCAGTACAAAGACTTACCTGTGGCCTTGAGGGAGGGTGCCAACCCCGGCTTCCATGAGGCCATTGGGGACGTGCTAGCCCTCTCAGTGTCTACGCCCAAGCACCTGCACAGTCTCAACCTGCTGAGCAGTGAGGGTGGCAGCGACG AGCATGACATCAACTTTCTGATGAAGATGGCCCTTGACAAGATCGCCTTTATCCCCTTCAGCTACCTCGTCGATCAGTGGCGCTGGAGGGTATTTGATGGAAGCATCACCAAGGAGAACTATAACCAGGAGTGGTGGAGCCTCAG GCTGAAGTACCAGGGCCTCTGCCCCCCAGTGCCCAGGACTCAAGGTGACTTTGACCCAGGGGCCAAGTTCCACATTCCTTCTAGCGTGCCTTACATCAG GTACTTTGTCAGCTTCATCATCCAGTTCCAGTTCCAcgaggcactgtgccaggcagcTGGCCACACGGGCCCCCTGCACAAGTGTGACATCTACCAGTCCAAGGAGGCCGGGCAGCGCCTGGC GACCGCCATGAAGCTGGGCTTCAGTAGGCCGTGGCCGGAAGCCATGCAGCTGATCACGGGCCAGCCCAACATGAGCGCCTCGGCCATGTTGAGCTACTTCAAGCCGCTGCTGGACTGGCTCCGCACGGAGAACGAGCTGCATGGGGAGAAGCTGGGCTGGCCGCAGTACAACTGGACGCCGAACTCCG CTCGCTCAGAAGGGCCCCTCCCAGACAGCGGCCGCGTCAGCTTCCTGGGCCTGGACCTGGATGCGCAGCAGGCCCGCGTGGGCCAGTGGCTGCTGCTCTTCCTGGGCATCGCCCTGCTGGTAGCCACCCTGGGCCTCAGCCAGCGGCTCTTCAGCATCCGCCACCGCAGCCTCCACCGGCACTCCCACGGGCCCCAGTTCGGCTCCGAGGTGGAGCTGAGACACTCCTGA
- the ACE gene encoding angiotensin-converting enzyme isoform 5 (isoform 5 is encoded by transcript variant 5): protein MWAQSWENIYDMVVPFPDKPNLDVTSTMLQQGWNATHMFRVAEEFFTSLELSPMPPEFWEGSMLEKPADGREVVCHASAWDFYNRKDFRIKQCTRVTMDQLSTVHHEMGHIQYYLQYKDLPVSLRRGANPGFHEAIGDVLALSVSTPEHLHKIGLLDRVTNDTESDINYLLKMALEKIAFLPFGYLVDQWRWGVFSGRTPPSRYNFDWWYLRTKYQGICPPVTRNETHFDAGAKFHVPNVTPYIRYFVSFVLQFQFHEALCKEAGYEGPLHQCDIYRSTKAGAKLRKVLQAGSSRPWQEVLKDMVGLDALDAQPLLKYFQPVTQWLQEQNQQNGEVLGWPEYQWHPPLPDNYPEGIDLVTDEAEASKFVEEYDRTSQVVWNEYAEANWNYNTNITTETSKILLQKNMQIANHTLKYGTQARKFDVNQLQNTTIKRIIKKVQDLERAALPAQELEEYNKILLDMETTYSVATVCHPNGSCLQLEPDLTNVMATSRKYEDLLWAWEGWRDKAGRAILQFYPKYVELINQAARLNGYVDAGDSWRSMYETPSLEQDLERLFQELQPLYLNLHAYVRRALHRHYGAQHINLEGPIPAHLLGNMWAQTWSNIYDLVVPFPSAPSMDTTEAMLKQGWTPRRMFKEADDFFTSLGLLPVPPEFWNKSMLEKPTDGREVVCHASAWDFYNGKDFRIKQCTTVNLEDLVVAHHEMGHIQYFMQYKDLPVALREGANPGFHEAIGDVLALSVSTPKHLHSLNLLSSEGGSDEHDINFLMKMALDKIAFIPFSYLVDQWRWRVFDGSITKENYNQEWWSLRLKYQGLCPPVPRTQGDFDPGAKFHIPSSVPYIRYFVSFIIQFQFHEALCQAAGHTGPLHKCDIYQSKEAGQRLATAMKLGFSRPWPEAMQLITGQPNMSASAMLSYFKPLLDWLRTENELHGEKLGWPQYNWTPNSARSEGPLPDSGRVSFLGLDLDAQQARVGQWLLLFLGIALLVATLGLSQRLFSIRHRSLHRHSHGPQFGSEVELRHS, encoded by the exons ATGTGGGCCCAGAGCTGGGAAAACATCTACGACATGGTGGTGCCTTTCCCAGACAAGCCCAACCTCGATGTCACCAGTACTATGCTGCAGCAG GGCTGGAACGCCACGCACATGTTCCGGGTGGCAGAGGAGTTCTTCACCTCCCTGGAGCTCTCCCCCATGCCTCCCGAGTTCTGGGAAGGGTCGATGCTGGAGAAGCCGGCCGACGGGCGGGAAGTGGTGTGCCACGCCTCGGCTTGGGACTTCTACAACAGGAAAGACTTCAG GATCAAGCAGTGCACACGGGTCACGATGGACCAGCTCTCCACAGTGCACCATGAGATGGGCCATATACAGTACTACCTGCAGTACAAGGATCTGCCCGTCTCCCTGCGTCGGGGGGCCAACCCCGGCTTCCATGAGGCCATTGGGGACGTGCTGGCGCTCTCGGTCTCCACTCCTGAACATCTGCACAAAATCGGCCTGCTGGACCGTGTCACCAATGACACGG AAAGTGACATCAATTACTTGCTAAAAATGGCACTGGAAAAAATTGCCTTCCTGCCCTTTGGCTACTTGGTGGACCAGTGGCGCTGGGGGGTCTTTAGTGGGCGTACCCCCCCTTCCCGCTACAACTTCGACTGGTGGTATCTTCG AACCAAGTATCAGGGGATCTGTCCTCCTGTTACCCGAAACGAAACCCACTTTGATGCTGGAGCTAAGTTTCATGTTCCAAATGTGACACCATACATCAG GTACTTTGTGAGTTTTGTCCTGCAGTTCCAGTTCCATGAAGCCCTGTGCAAGGAGGCAGGCTATGAGGGCCCACTGCACCAGTGTGACATCTACCGGTCCACCAAGGCAGGGGCCAAGCTCCG GAAGGTGCTGCAGGCTGGCTCCTCCAGGCCCTGGCAGGAGGTGCTGAAGGACATGGTCGGCTTAGATGCCCTGGATGCCCAGCCGCTGCTCAAGTACTTCCAGCCAGTCACCCAGTGGCTGCAGGAGCAGAACCAGCAGAACGGCGAGGTCCTGGGCTGGCCCGAGTACCAGTGGCACCCGCCGTTGCCTGACAACTACCCGGAGGGCATAG ACCTGGTGACTgatgaggctgaggccagcaagTTTGTGGAGGAATATGACCGGACATCCCAGGTGGTGTGGAACGAGTATGCCGAGGCCAACTGGAACTACAACACCAACATCACCACAGAGACCAGCAAGATTCTG CTGCAGAAGAACATGCAAATAGCCAACCACACCCTGAAGTACGGCACCCAGGCCAGGAAGTTTGATGTGAACCAGTTGCAGAACACCACTATCAAGCGGATCATAAAGAAGGTTCAGGACCTAGAACGGGCAGCACTGcctgcccaggagctggaggag TACAACAAGATCCTGTTGGATATGGAAACCACCTACAGCGTGGCCACTGTGTGCCACCCGAATGGCAGCTGCCTGCAGCTCGAGCCAG ATCTGACGAATGTGATGGCCACGTCCCGGAAATATGAAGACCTGTTATGGGCATGGGAGGGCTGGCGAGACAAGGCGGGGAGAGCCATCCTCCAGTTTTACCCGAAATACGTGGAACTCATCAACCAGGCTGCCCGGCTCAATG GCTATGTAGATGCAGGGGACTCGTGGAGGTCTATGTACGAGACACCATCCCTGGAGCAAGACCTGGAGCGGCTCTTCCAGGAGCTGCAGCCACTCTACCTCAACCTGCATGCCTACGTGCGCCGGGCCCTGCACCGTCACTACGGGGCCCAGCACATCAACCTGGAGGGGCCCATTCCTGCTCACCTGCTGG GGAACATGTGGGCGCAGACCTGGTCCAACATCTATGACTTGGTGGTGCCCTTCCCTTCAGCCCCCTCGATGGACACCACAGAGGCTATGCTAAAGCAG ggcTGGACGCCCAGGAGGATGTTTAAGGAGGCTGATGATTTCTTCACCTCCCTGGGGCTGCTGCCCGTGCCTCCTGAGTTCTGGAACAAGTCGATGCTGGAGAAGCCAACCGACGGGCGGGAGGTGGTCTGCCACGCCTCGGCCTGGGACTTCTACAACGGCAAGGACTTCCG GATCAAGCAGTGCACCACCGTGAACTTGGAGGACCTGGTGGTGGCCCACCACGAAATGGGCCACATCCAGTATTTCATGCAGTACAAAGACTTACCTGTGGCCTTGAGGGAGGGTGCCAACCCCGGCTTCCATGAGGCCATTGGGGACGTGCTAGCCCTCTCAGTGTCTACGCCCAAGCACCTGCACAGTCTCAACCTGCTGAGCAGTGAGGGTGGCAGCGACG AGCATGACATCAACTTTCTGATGAAGATGGCCCTTGACAAGATCGCCTTTATCCCCTTCAGCTACCTCGTCGATCAGTGGCGCTGGAGGGTATTTGATGGAAGCATCACCAAGGAGAACTATAACCAGGAGTGGTGGAGCCTCAG GCTGAAGTACCAGGGCCTCTGCCCCCCAGTGCCCAGGACTCAAGGTGACTTTGACCCAGGGGCCAAGTTCCACATTCCTTCTAGCGTGCCTTACATCAG GTACTTTGTCAGCTTCATCATCCAGTTCCAGTTCCAcgaggcactgtgccaggcagcTGGCCACACGGGCCCCCTGCACAAGTGTGACATCTACCAGTCCAAGGAGGCCGGGCAGCGCCTGGC GACCGCCATGAAGCTGGGCTTCAGTAGGCCGTGGCCGGAAGCCATGCAGCTGATCACGGGCCAGCCCAACATGAGCGCCTCGGCCATGTTGAGCTACTTCAAGCCGCTGCTGGACTGGCTCCGCACGGAGAACGAGCTGCATGGGGAGAAGCTGGGCTGGCCGCAGTACAACTGGACGCCGAACTCCG CTCGCTCAGAAGGGCCCCTCCCAGACAGCGGCCGCGTCAGCTTCCTGGGCCTGGACCTGGATGCGCAGCAGGCCCGCGTGGGCCAGTGGCTGCTGCTCTTCCTGGGCATCGCCCTGCTGGTAGCCACCCTGGGCCTCAGCCAGCGGCTCTTCAGCATCCGCCACCGCAGCCTCCACCGGCACTCCCACGGGCCCCAGTTCGGCTCCGAGGTGGAGCTGAGACACTCCTGA
- the ACE gene encoding angiotensin-converting enzyme isoform 1 precursor (isoform 1 precursor is encoded by transcript variant 1) has protein sequence MGAASGRRGPGLLLPLPLLLLLPPQPALALDPGLQPGNFSADEAGAQLFAQSYNSSAEQVLFQSVAASWAHDTNITAENARRQEEAALLSQEFAEAWGQKAKELYEPIWQNFTDPQLRRIIGAVRTLGSANLPLAKRQQYNALLSNMSRIYSTAKVCLPNKTATCWSLDPDLTNILASSRSYAMLLFAWEGWHNAAGIPLKPLYEDFTALSNEAYKQDGFTDTGAYWRSWYNSPTFEDDLEHLYQQLEPLYLNLHAFVRRALHRRYGDRYINLRGPIPAHLLGDMWAQSWENIYDMVVPFPDKPNLDVTSTMLQQGWNATHMFRVAEEFFTSLELSPMPPEFWEGSMLEKPADGREVVCHASAWDFYNRKDFRIKQCTRVTMDQLSTVHHEMGHIQYYLQYKDLPVSLRRGANPGFHEAIGDVLALSVSTPEHLHKIGLLDRVTNDTESDINYLLKMALEKIAFLPFGYLVDQWRWGVFSGRTPPSRYNFDWWYLRTKYQGICPPVTRNETHFDAGAKFHVPNVTPYIRYFVSFVLQFQFHEALCKEAGYEGPLHQCDIYRSTKAGAKLRKVLQAGSSRPWQEVLKDMVGLDALDAQPLLKYFQPVTQWLQEQNQQNGEVLGWPEYQWHPPLPDNYPEGIDLVTDEAEASKFVEEYDRTSQVVWNEYAEANWNYNTNITTETSKILLQKNMQIANHTLKYGTQARKFDVNQLQNTTIKRIIKKVQDLERAALPAQELEEYNKILLDMETTYSVATVCHPNGSCLQLEPDLTNVMATSRKYEDLLWAWEGWRDKAGRAILQFYPKYVELINQAARLNGYVDAGDSWRSMYETPSLEQDLERLFQELQPLYLNLHAYVRRALHRHYGAQHINLEGPIPAHLLGNMWAQTWSNIYDLVVPFPSAPSMDTTEAMLKQGWTPRRMFKEADDFFTSLGLLPVPPEFWNKSMLEKPTDGREVVCHASAWDFYNGKDFRIKQCTTVNLEDLVVAHHEMGHIQYFMQYKDLPVALREGANPGFHEAIGDVLALSVSTPKHLHSLNLLSSEGGSDEHDINFLMKMALDKIAFIPFSYLVDQWRWRVFDGSITKENYNQEWWSLRLKYQGLCPPVPRTQGDFDPGAKFHIPSSVPYIRYFVSFIIQFQFHEALCQAAGHTGPLHKCDIYQSKEAGQRLATAMKLGFSRPWPEAMQLITGQPNMSASAMLSYFKPLLDWLRTENELHGEKLGWPQYNWTPNSARSEGPLPDSGRVSFLGLDLDAQQARVGQWLLLFLGIALLVATLGLSQRLFSIRHRSLHRHSHGPQFGSEVELRHS, from the exons ATGGGGGCCGCCTCGGGCCGCCGGGGGCCGgggctgctgctgccgctgccgctgctgttgctgctgccgCCGCAGCCCGCCCTGGCGTTGGACCCCGGGCTGCAGCCCGGCAACTTTTCTGCTGACGAGGCCGGGGCGCAGCTCTTCGCGCAGAGCTACAACTCCAGCGCCGAACAGGTGCTGTTCCAGAGCGTGGCCGCCAGCTGGGCGCACGACACCAACATCACCGCGGAGAATGCAAGGCGCCAG GAGGAAGCAGCCCTGCTCAGCCAGGAGTTTGCGGAGGCCTGGGGCCAGAAGGCCAAGGAGCTGTATGAACCGATCTGGCAGAACTTCACGGACCCGCAGCTGCGCAGGATCATCGGAGCTGTGCGCACCCTGGGCTCTGCCAACCTGCCCCTGGCTAAGCGGCAGCAG TACAACGCCCTGCTAAGCAACATGAGCAGGATCTACTCCACCGCCAAGGTCTGCCTCCCCAACAAGACTGCCACCTGCTGGTCCCTGGACCCAG ATCTCACCAACATCCTGGCTTCCTCGCGAAGCTACGCCATGCTCCTGTTTGCCTGGGAGGGCTGGCACAACGCTGCGGGCATCCCGCTGAAACCGCTGTACGAGGATTTCACTGCCCTCAGCAATGAAGCCTACAAGCAGGACG GCTTCACAGACACGGGGGCCTACTGGCGCTCCTGGTACAACTCCCCCACCTTCGAGGACGATCTGGAACACCTCTACCAACAGCTAGAGCCCCTCTACCTGAACCTCCATGCCTTCGTCCGCCGCGCACTGCATCGCCGATACGGAGACAGATACATCAACCTCAGGGGACCCATCCCTGCTCATCTGCTGG GAGACATGTGGGCCCAGAGCTGGGAAAACATCTACGACATGGTGGTGCCTTTCCCAGACAAGCCCAACCTCGATGTCACCAGTACTATGCTGCAGCAG GGCTGGAACGCCACGCACATGTTCCGGGTGGCAGAGGAGTTCTTCACCTCCCTGGAGCTCTCCCCCATGCCTCCCGAGTTCTGGGAAGGGTCGATGCTGGAGAAGCCGGCCGACGGGCGGGAAGTGGTGTGCCACGCCTCGGCTTGGGACTTCTACAACAGGAAAGACTTCAG GATCAAGCAGTGCACACGGGTCACGATGGACCAGCTCTCCACAGTGCACCATGAGATGGGCCATATACAGTACTACCTGCAGTACAAGGATCTGCCCGTCTCCCTGCGTCGGGGGGCCAACCCCGGCTTCCATGAGGCCATTGGGGACGTGCTGGCGCTCTCGGTCTCCACTCCTGAACATCTGCACAAAATCGGCCTGCTGGACCGTGTCACCAATGACACGG AAAGTGACATCAATTACTTGCTAAAAATGGCACTGGAAAAAATTGCCTTCCTGCCCTTTGGCTACTTGGTGGACCAGTGGCGCTGGGGGGTCTTTAGTGGGCGTACCCCCCCTTCCCGCTACAACTTCGACTGGTGGTATCTTCG AACCAAGTATCAGGGGATCTGTCCTCCTGTTACCCGAAACGAAACCCACTTTGATGCTGGAGCTAAGTTTCATGTTCCAAATGTGACACCATACATCAG GTACTTTGTGAGTTTTGTCCTGCAGTTCCAGTTCCATGAAGCCCTGTGCAAGGAGGCAGGCTATGAGGGCCCACTGCACCAGTGTGACATCTACCGGTCCACCAAGGCAGGGGCCAAGCTCCG GAAGGTGCTGCAGGCTGGCTCCTCCAGGCCCTGGCAGGAGGTGCTGAAGGACATGGTCGGCTTAGATGCCCTGGATGCCCAGCCGCTGCTCAAGTACTTCCAGCCAGTCACCCAGTGGCTGCAGGAGCAGAACCAGCAGAACGGCGAGGTCCTGGGCTGGCCCGAGTACCAGTGGCACCCGCCGTTGCCTGACAACTACCCGGAGGGCATAG ACCTGGTGACTgatgaggctgaggccagcaagTTTGTGGAGGAATATGACCGGACATCCCAGGTGGTGTGGAACGAGTATGCCGAGGCCAACTGGAACTACAACACCAACATCACCACAGAGACCAGCAAGATTCTG CTGCAGAAGAACATGCAAATAGCCAACCACACCCTGAAGTACGGCACCCAGGCCAGGAAGTTTGATGTGAACCAGTTGCAGAACACCACTATCAAGCGGATCATAAAGAAGGTTCAGGACCTAGAACGGGCAGCACTGcctgcccaggagctggaggag TACAACAAGATCCTGTTGGATATGGAAACCACCTACAGCGTGGCCACTGTGTGCCACCCGAATGGCAGCTGCCTGCAGCTCGAGCCAG ATCTGACGAATGTGATGGCCACGTCCCGGAAATATGAAGACCTGTTATGGGCATGGGAGGGCTGGCGAGACAAGGCGGGGAGAGCCATCCTCCAGTTTTACCCGAAATACGTGGAACTCATCAACCAGGCTGCCCGGCTCAATG GCTATGTAGATGCAGGGGACTCGTGGAGGTCTATGTACGAGACACCATCCCTGGAGCAAGACCTGGAGCGGCTCTTCCAGGAGCTGCAGCCACTCTACCTCAACCTGCATGCCTACGTGCGCCGGGCCCTGCACCGTCACTACGGGGCCCAGCACATCAACCTGGAGGGGCCCATTCCTGCTCACCTGCTGG GGAACATGTGGGCGCAGACCTGGTCCAACATCTATGACTTGGTGGTGCCCTTCCCTTCAGCCCCCTCGATGGACACCACAGAGGCTATGCTAAAGCAG ggcTGGACGCCCAGGAGGATGTTTAAGGAGGCTGATGATTTCTTCACCTCCCTGGGGCTGCTGCCCGTGCCTCCTGAGTTCTGGAACAAGTCGATGCTGGAGAAGCCAACCGACGGGCGGGAGGTGGTCTGCCACGCCTCGGCCTGGGACTTCTACAACGGCAAGGACTTCCG GATCAAGCAGTGCACCACCGTGAACTTGGAGGACCTGGTGGTGGCCCACCACGAAATGGGCCACATCCAGTATTTCATGCAGTACAAAGACTTACCTGTGGCCTTGAGGGAGGGTGCCAACCCCGGCTTCCATGAGGCCATTGGGGACGTGCTAGCCCTCTCAGTGTCTACGCCCAAGCACCTGCACAGTCTCAACCTGCTGAGCAGTGAGGGTGGCAGCGACG AGCATGACATCAACTTTCTGATGAAGATGGCCCTTGACAAGATCGCCTTTATCCCCTTCAGCTACCTCGTCGATCAGTGGCGCTGGAGGGTATTTGATGGAAGCATCACCAAGGAGAACTATAACCAGGAGTGGTGGAGCCTCAG GCTGAAGTACCAGGGCCTCTGCCCCCCAGTGCCCAGGACTCAAGGTGACTTTGACCCAGGGGCCAAGTTCCACATTCCTTCTAGCGTGCCTTACATCAG GTACTTTGTCAGCTTCATCATCCAGTTCCAGTTCCAcgaggcactgtgccaggcagcTGGCCACACGGGCCCCCTGCACAAGTGTGACATCTACCAGTCCAAGGAGGCCGGGCAGCGCCTGGC GACCGCCATGAAGCTGGGCTTCAGTAGGCCGTGGCCGGAAGCCATGCAGCTGATCACGGGCCAGCCCAACATGAGCGCCTCGGCCATGTTGAGCTACTTCAAGCCGCTGCTGGACTGGCTCCGCACGGAGAACGAGCTGCATGGGGAGAAGCTGGGCTGGCCGCAGTACAACTGGACGCCGAACTCCG CTCGCTCAGAAGGGCCCCTCCCAGACAGCGGCCGCGTCAGCTTCCTGGGCCTGGACCTGGATGCGCAGCAGGCCCGCGTGGGCCAGTGGCTGCTGCTCTTCCTGGGCATCGCCCTGCTGGTAGCCACCCTGGGCCTCAGCCAGCGGCTCTTCAGCATCCGCCACCGCAGCCTCCACCGGCACTCCCACGGGCCCCAGTTCGGCTCCGAGGTGGAGCTGAGACACTCCTGA